A portion of the Diabrotica undecimpunctata isolate CICGRU unplaced genomic scaffold, icDiaUnde3 ctg00001707.1, whole genome shotgun sequence genome contains these proteins:
- the LOC140431692 gene encoding H/ACA ribonucleoprotein complex subunit 3-like yields the protein MYLMYYLNEDGTRVYTLKKTDPSGKPTLSAHPARFSPEDSYSKQRIIMKSRHNLLPTQQPAPVY from the exons atgtaTTTAATGTACTACCTAAACGAAGATGGAACCCGTGTTTACACATTAAAG AAAACAGATCCATCAGGAAAGCCCACATTGTCTGCTCACCCTGCTAGGTTTTCTCCTGAGGATAGTTATTCAAAGCAAAGGATAATTATGAAGAGTAGACATAATCTGCTACCAACACAACAACCTGCTCCAGTATATTAA